From Sphingobium sp. EM0848, the proteins below share one genomic window:
- a CDS encoding MbcA/ParS/Xre antitoxin family protein: protein MAQALAKTAPARKPDLSGSGLRTFSNIAERWSLSEQQQMKILGVESRSTLHSWKSKAKARQQIKLGRDTLERISYVLGIYKAINILLPIAERADRWMHAPNDAPIFGGKSALDRLTSGNVSDLFIVRQYLDAERG from the coding sequence GTGGCGCAAGCCTTGGCTAAGACCGCTCCTGCAAGGAAGCCGGATCTCTCCGGCTCTGGCCTCCGGACATTCTCGAACATCGCCGAGCGCTGGTCGCTAAGCGAACAACAGCAGATGAAGATTCTCGGCGTTGAAAGCCGCTCCACCCTTCACAGTTGGAAGTCGAAGGCGAAAGCGCGCCAACAGATCAAGCTCGGCCGCGATACGCTTGAGCGGATCAGCTACGTTCTGGGCATCTACAAGGCTATCAATATTCTTCTGCCGATCGCCGAGCGGGCTGACCGCTGGATGCACGCGCCCAACGACGCTCCCATCTTCGGCGGCAAAAGCGCACTCGATCGGCTGACGTCCGGCAATGTGTCGGACCTCTTCATTGTCCGCCAGTATCTCGACGCAGAACGGGGCTAG
- a CDS encoding RES family NAD+ phosphorylase: MTNGAVMPPLAATDQRVYRLIASIYPTILLFEQVTEPEDLDDIYALEAMTNERLRQEAGDISLVPLEDRVVGPGSSPIMAAFTHLNRDGARFSDASFGAYYAGFETTTAIEETKHHREAFLRRTKEGPIDIDMRCYVARLRADLHDLRPWHDDHPEFFHPTDYGASQALARALRTKRSMGIIYPSVRAASGTCVAVLRPICLSNCREKTHLTYRWDGKSITDIYEKKAFIPK; the protein is encoded by the coding sequence ATGACCAACGGTGCTGTGATGCCGCCTCTCGCGGCCACGGATCAACGCGTGTATCGCCTGATCGCCTCGATTTATCCGACCATCCTTCTCTTCGAACAGGTGACCGAACCTGAGGATCTGGATGATATCTACGCCCTTGAGGCCATGACAAACGAGCGCCTTCGTCAGGAGGCCGGCGACATCTCGTTGGTCCCCCTTGAAGATCGCGTTGTCGGACCCGGCTCCTCCCCCATCATGGCGGCCTTCACGCATCTCAATCGTGACGGCGCCCGCTTCTCCGACGCCAGCTTCGGCGCCTATTACGCGGGCTTTGAAACTACGACCGCGATTGAAGAAACGAAGCACCACCGAGAAGCCTTCCTCCGCCGCACGAAGGAGGGGCCGATCGATATCGATATGCGCTGCTATGTCGCCCGGCTCCGCGCGGATCTTCATGACCTACGCCCTTGGCATGACGACCATCCCGAGTTTTTCCACCCAACCGACTATGGCGCCAGCCAAGCACTCGCGCGCGCCCTACGGACAAAGCGTTCCATGGGGATCATCTATCCCAGCGTTCGCGCTGCCAGCGGCACCTGCGTTGCTGTCCTCCGGCCGATCTGCCTCTCCAACTGTCGCGAGAAAACCCATCTCACTTACCGATGGGACGGCAAGAGCATTACCGACATTTACGAAAAGAAGGCTTTCATTCCGAAATAA
- a CDS encoding DNA translocase FtsK: MSEKGTHCCSWSAEEEWLALKSIAKRLLKNAVSEKKAWKRKVESLKTILSLCDKMASADGTDAPEKIDGALYEQAFELVCAHQNASIAWLHRRLRVSYRTATQLIEELEKHNVVGPPNHVGFRDVLRDPLGRRI; encoded by the coding sequence GTGAGTGAGAAGGGCACGCATTGTTGTTCATGGTCAGCAGAGGAAGAGTGGCTGGCCCTCAAGAGTATAGCCAAGCGGCTACTCAAGAACGCCGTTTCAGAAAAGAAGGCATGGAAGCGGAAAGTCGAATCCCTCAAAACGATCCTCTCTCTGTGTGACAAAATGGCGAGCGCCGATGGGACAGACGCTCCCGAAAAAATTGACGGCGCATTGTACGAACAAGCTTTTGAGCTCGTTTGCGCTCATCAAAACGCGTCTATCGCTTGGTTACACAGACGTCTTCGGGTGAGTTATCGGACCGCAACTCAATTGATTGAAGAATTGGAAAAGCACAATGTTGTAGGACCTCCAAATCACGTGGGCTTCCGTGATGTACTGCGTGACCCATTGGGCCGGCGAATATGA
- a CDS encoding PD-(D/E)XK nuclease family protein yields the protein MKLIFGLSCDGPSFPDFPGPNEGVFNAAVVGPQGLIEMLEVQLGLTAPRVAHAVRVSSYASKLRAALATAPQLFFAQSFALDPWATAASLLEWRDQLVAGGWSGAIVGAARLDAFAKIEGAAPMLPLGIADRARRLCDVVKARASLPLASIELVEPRDLLPPLWQALIEALETSAIKISQVSASETAVNDLSHVQAFLEDGSPATLAGDGSFVIVEADTALTAAEAAAEWLAHCSETELHGTVIVNPDGDTALLDGALQARGLPALGLSASSPWRGALQVLPLAFAASWAPFNAKAMLDLLMLPRPPIPRSAAHKLAYALSREPGTGGAAWLAAWASIESDLADRTPEEPQERRDAKLATWRQWTSGTLYQRHEGMPAEAAKAIASRVAQWALETNGGTADPLFLTLVGAATALTQAIDVLNIGILSPLLLGRMIDQVLADGAKNPNHVATSGGLRAVRHPGAIWDQAKHVLWWDFKGPGERVAPLPWSREEIAVLNATGCNIESPAATAARIGWSNANAVHRAGERLILFSPALSAGEETTSHPLAHQLNPLTAPAGDMVRWSAEQLLQGPTHELAGRRLLREAITSTCPPMPRAHWPLPASVVAKLDDRVESATSFEHLADCQIRWLLLDVLRLSRGRVAEIPGTNQLLGNLAHELANRVFPADSVPDPDTVFSQASNLFDELLSAIATPLQQPEYAGELAAARVKVPAALAQLARLLKAMDAKVIGTEIERERKFVDGPYVKGRIDMLVEHPAHRTGVIDLKWSRSVKHRRNELAEGRSIQLATYGAIANPNSSTPTPGAFYMLNQRQMIGLNGTFLAEEVVESEHSLPDTWTNLVATWQVWRDLARSGTAVAAGVHEAEAHIPADLPIEPGTEPCRYCELTALCRVGVEAN from the coding sequence ATGAAGCTTATCTTCGGCCTTTCATGCGATGGCCCTTCTTTTCCGGATTTTCCGGGGCCGAATGAAGGCGTCTTCAATGCCGCCGTTGTAGGGCCTCAAGGCCTGATAGAGATGCTCGAAGTGCAGTTGGGCCTCACTGCTCCCCGCGTGGCACATGCTGTTCGAGTCTCGAGCTATGCTTCTAAACTGCGTGCTGCGCTGGCCACCGCCCCCCAACTGTTCTTCGCTCAGTCGTTCGCCCTTGATCCCTGGGCCACTGCCGCCTCCTTGCTTGAATGGCGAGATCAGCTGGTCGCTGGCGGCTGGTCTGGCGCCATCGTCGGCGCGGCGCGACTCGATGCTTTTGCGAAGATTGAAGGGGCAGCCCCCATGCTGCCGCTCGGCATCGCGGACCGCGCGCGGAGGCTCTGCGATGTGGTCAAAGCCCGCGCCAGCTTACCACTCGCCTCAATCGAGCTAGTCGAACCGAGAGATTTGCTGCCACCTCTCTGGCAGGCCCTCATCGAAGCCCTCGAAACATCGGCTATCAAAATCTCGCAAGTTTCGGCTTCTGAAACTGCCGTCAATGATCTGAGCCACGTGCAAGCGTTTCTCGAGGACGGATCGCCCGCGACATTAGCAGGCGATGGAAGCTTTGTGATCGTGGAGGCGGACACCGCCCTGACGGCAGCCGAAGCCGCCGCAGAGTGGCTCGCCCATTGTTCAGAAACTGAGCTGCATGGCACGGTCATCGTGAACCCAGACGGAGATACGGCACTCCTGGACGGCGCGCTGCAGGCTCGCGGTCTTCCGGCTCTGGGCTTGTCTGCCTCATCCCCTTGGCGTGGAGCGCTACAGGTGCTGCCGCTCGCCTTCGCCGCTTCTTGGGCCCCCTTCAACGCCAAGGCGATGCTCGATTTGCTCATGCTACCGCGCCCTCCGATCCCCCGAAGCGCGGCCCACAAGCTCGCCTATGCACTTAGCCGGGAACCTGGCACGGGCGGTGCCGCGTGGCTCGCCGCATGGGCCTCTATCGAATCAGATCTCGCCGATCGAACGCCCGAAGAGCCACAGGAAAGGCGCGACGCAAAACTCGCCACGTGGAGGCAATGGACGTCCGGGACGTTATACCAGCGGCACGAAGGGATGCCTGCGGAGGCAGCAAAGGCGATTGCATCTCGTGTCGCGCAATGGGCGCTTGAGACAAATGGGGGGACCGCGGATCCGCTTTTCCTCACGCTGGTTGGTGCCGCGACGGCCCTGACGCAAGCGATCGACGTGCTTAATATCGGCATTCTTTCCCCGCTGCTGCTCGGACGAATGATCGATCAGGTGCTCGCGGACGGCGCTAAGAATCCCAACCACGTCGCAACATCGGGCGGGTTGCGTGCCGTGCGTCATCCTGGGGCGATCTGGGACCAAGCCAAGCATGTCCTTTGGTGGGATTTCAAAGGTCCCGGAGAACGCGTGGCGCCCCTCCCATGGAGCAGGGAGGAGATCGCCGTCCTGAATGCTACCGGCTGCAACATCGAATCGCCGGCCGCGACGGCCGCGCGAATCGGGTGGAGCAACGCCAACGCCGTGCATCGCGCTGGCGAGCGCCTCATCCTTTTCTCACCGGCACTGTCGGCTGGAGAAGAGACGACCAGCCATCCCCTCGCCCATCAGTTAAACCCATTGACGGCACCCGCTGGCGACATGGTTCGATGGTCGGCAGAGCAGCTTCTGCAGGGACCGACTCATGAGCTAGCGGGACGCAGGCTTCTCCGAGAAGCCATCACTTCAACATGCCCGCCAATGCCGCGGGCGCACTGGCCGCTGCCCGCATCTGTGGTCGCCAAACTCGACGATCGTGTCGAAAGTGCTACCAGCTTTGAGCACCTGGCGGATTGCCAAATTCGTTGGCTTCTACTTGACGTCTTGCGTCTCTCCCGTGGACGAGTTGCGGAGATACCGGGCACGAACCAGCTGCTTGGCAACCTCGCCCATGAGCTCGCCAACCGCGTCTTCCCCGCAGATTCGGTACCAGATCCAGACACAGTTTTCTCGCAAGCCAGCAATCTGTTTGATGAGTTGCTCAGTGCGATCGCGACGCCGCTTCAGCAGCCCGAATATGCGGGCGAGCTGGCAGCCGCCCGCGTCAAAGTCCCAGCTGCTCTGGCCCAGCTGGCACGGCTCCTGAAGGCGATGGACGCCAAGGTGATCGGCACGGAAATCGAACGCGAGAGAAAGTTCGTCGATGGGCCTTATGTGAAGGGCCGGATTGACATGCTGGTGGAGCACCCTGCTCACAGAACAGGCGTGATCGACCTGAAATGGTCAAGGAGTGTAAAACACCGCCGCAACGAGCTGGCCGAGGGACGCTCTATCCAACTCGCGACATACGGCGCGATAGCAAACCCCAACAGTTCCACGCCTACTCCAGGCGCATTCTACATGCTGAACCAGCGGCAAATGATCGGTCTCAATGGCACATTCCTCGCCGAGGAAGTCGTTGAATCCGAGCATAGTCTGCCAGATACATGGACCAATCTCGTTGCTACCTGGCAGGTATGGCGCGATCTGGCACGAAGCGGGACTGCAGTGGCAGCAGGCGTCCACGAGGCTGAAGCTCATATCCCTGCCGATCTACCAATCGAACCTGGAACCGAACCATGTCGCTATTGCGAACTAACGGCTCTGTGTCGCGTGGGCGTGGAGGCCAACTGA
- a CDS encoding UvrD-helicase domain-containing protein — protein MTAPNIATVVASAGAGKTTRIVGNIATEVASRDPETIVATTFTVKAADELIERSRAKLFELGMPDKAARLLGARFGTVNAICGQIVSENAIALGRSPRAEVIPESSVPRIFAIAADAAIETHAPALNELAEIMGFFEPKRAADAGRSDWRATVRRLIELARANGIPASELAISAERSVETFLELLPAASTRSSDEFDADLRAAVRSAVTAVPTEFSATAKPHVALLRQIDAEIRRGGRVSWPNWVRLSKVGCAKKDGQAFIDALEAVAQAAGRHPEHPRLREDCSRFIRSVFACAGEALAAFQAYKAERGLLDFTDQEALALEVLRDPMMSAGLGERIGRLFVDEFQDSSPLQVAIFTAMSGLVDASTWVGDPKQAIYGFRNADSALTQAAFAGVAASSSEPQDVLATSYRSREGIINLVNAAFPPALIAMGLKAEEHAFTGTGRNEDGFTQAPLAVWWLEGKLELQYAALAAEIRDLVKSDSPWEVAAKPNGVRALRAGDIVVLCRSKADIAKVSAALSQQGIKAAVEREGLAQTPHVQLVMAAFRWVADPTDRLALAELARFFADDPDSDSWLEALGAENSSEAMLAAVPISSDLSAIREGSLSLTPADLVDAIILLPELNRRLESWGDVAARVDDLEALRGFARSYEESCASEGSPATPSGLALALAAENPARPRSLQDNAVKVMTYHGAKGLEWPVVILTGLGKETEPRLFEPTAEADGEIDWQNPLTGRWIRYWPWPYASQKKDVYLDASAPSSALGQKAAIRTRDEEARLLYVGMTRARDHLVFAPPAKGTLHWLKVLDVDQSEHFSLLGVGGDGIRAGMETFPARIAALASDEGVDAQPPTVAFGRVARPMMQRAPLHRRPSEASRSETFTIVEKATIGPRLPFAGTPDMTLLGEAVHAIIAADQHQDPLDRRLAQAQAILDRWGVHQVAAKDVVEANERLLSEISRRWRGATIHRETPISAHIGNQLVTGRIDLLVEHDEGFAIIDHKSFPGSPNSWDARAIGHGPQIQLYADALDKARPGATCELFIHMPIVGGFLQVRCVQEDD, from the coding sequence ATGACTGCCCCCAATATCGCAACCGTTGTCGCCTCTGCCGGTGCCGGCAAAACGACGCGCATCGTTGGAAACATTGCTACGGAGGTTGCGTCCCGCGATCCCGAAACCATCGTAGCCACCACGTTCACCGTGAAGGCCGCTGACGAGTTGATCGAACGCTCGCGCGCCAAGCTGTTCGAATTGGGCATGCCGGACAAGGCAGCACGGCTGCTCGGCGCCCGCTTCGGAACAGTGAATGCCATTTGCGGTCAGATCGTGTCGGAGAACGCCATCGCTCTTGGACGATCGCCCCGGGCCGAGGTCATTCCCGAAAGCAGCGTACCGCGGATCTTTGCGATCGCCGCCGATGCGGCGATTGAAACTCACGCGCCCGCGTTGAACGAACTGGCCGAAATCATGGGTTTCTTCGAACCTAAGCGAGCGGCTGATGCTGGACGAAGTGATTGGCGGGCGACCGTCAGACGCTTGATCGAGCTCGCTCGAGCGAATGGAATTCCAGCCAGCGAACTAGCCATTTCTGCGGAACGATCCGTGGAGACATTTCTTGAATTGCTCCCGGCGGCTTCGACCCGCAGCAGTGACGAGTTCGATGCAGATTTACGAGCGGCCGTACGATCGGCAGTGACTGCGGTGCCCACTGAATTTAGCGCAACAGCCAAACCGCATGTGGCGTTGCTCCGTCAGATCGATGCCGAAATCCGTCGAGGTGGACGGGTCTCCTGGCCGAATTGGGTCCGCCTGTCGAAGGTCGGCTGCGCCAAGAAGGACGGTCAAGCCTTTATCGACGCTCTTGAGGCCGTTGCACAAGCGGCTGGTCGACACCCTGAACACCCGCGGCTTCGTGAGGATTGCAGTCGGTTCATCAGATCGGTCTTCGCCTGCGCAGGCGAAGCGCTCGCAGCGTTCCAAGCCTATAAGGCAGAGCGCGGATTATTGGACTTCACTGATCAAGAGGCGCTCGCGCTAGAAGTCCTTCGTGACCCGATGATGTCCGCTGGCCTTGGTGAACGCATCGGCCGGTTGTTTGTCGATGAATTTCAGGATTCCAGCCCGCTACAGGTGGCCATCTTCACCGCCATGTCAGGCCTGGTCGATGCAAGCACCTGGGTCGGAGATCCCAAGCAGGCCATTTATGGCTTCCGCAATGCTGACAGTGCCCTGACCCAAGCTGCGTTCGCAGGTGTCGCCGCATCATCCAGCGAACCTCAAGATGTGCTGGCAACCTCCTATCGCAGCCGCGAGGGCATCATAAACCTTGTCAATGCTGCCTTCCCACCAGCCTTGATCGCAATGGGCCTGAAAGCTGAAGAACATGCTTTTACCGGGACGGGTCGCAACGAAGACGGCTTCACGCAAGCCCCGCTGGCGGTGTGGTGGCTCGAAGGCAAGCTTGAGCTCCAATATGCCGCACTGGCCGCCGAAATCCGCGATCTGGTAAAATCCGACTCCCCCTGGGAAGTCGCGGCAAAGCCAAATGGCGTGCGGGCCCTCCGCGCTGGGGACATAGTTGTCCTGTGTCGCAGCAAGGCGGACATTGCGAAAGTATCGGCTGCGCTCAGCCAACAAGGCATAAAGGCCGCAGTCGAGCGAGAGGGCCTTGCGCAAACGCCGCATGTCCAACTTGTTATGGCGGCATTTCGATGGGTCGCAGATCCCACCGATCGTCTCGCGCTTGCTGAACTCGCTCGCTTCTTCGCCGACGACCCGGACTCGGACTCTTGGCTTGAGGCACTCGGCGCAGAAAATTCCTCAGAGGCGATGCTCGCCGCCGTTCCTATTTCCTCAGATCTTTCCGCGATCCGTGAGGGCAGTCTCTCGTTGACGCCGGCGGATCTCGTCGATGCGATCATTCTTCTCCCGGAGCTTAATCGCCGTCTAGAAAGTTGGGGTGACGTCGCGGCCCGAGTCGACGATCTCGAAGCCCTTCGAGGTTTCGCGCGGAGCTACGAGGAAAGCTGCGCAAGCGAGGGATCCCCGGCAACACCTTCCGGCTTGGCGCTCGCTTTGGCTGCGGAAAATCCGGCGCGCCCACGGAGCCTGCAGGACAATGCCGTCAAGGTCATGACCTATCATGGGGCGAAGGGACTTGAATGGCCCGTCGTCATCCTGACTGGACTCGGCAAGGAAACAGAGCCGAGGCTGTTCGAGCCAACGGCCGAAGCCGACGGTGAGATAGACTGGCAGAATCCACTCACCGGGCGCTGGATCCGCTACTGGCCTTGGCCCTACGCCAGCCAAAAGAAGGACGTATATCTCGATGCTTCAGCACCCAGTTCGGCGCTAGGGCAAAAAGCCGCGATTCGAACGAGGGATGAAGAGGCCCGCCTTCTTTATGTCGGCATGACACGCGCTCGCGATCATCTCGTGTTTGCGCCTCCGGCTAAGGGCACACTCCATTGGTTGAAAGTTCTCGATGTAGACCAATCGGAGCATTTCTCTCTGCTAGGTGTCGGCGGCGATGGGATTCGGGCTGGGATGGAGACTTTTCCAGCCAGGATCGCAGCGTTGGCGAGCGACGAAGGTGTCGACGCCCAACCTCCGACCGTCGCATTCGGACGCGTCGCACGCCCAATGATGCAGCGGGCACCGCTGCATCGCCGCCCGAGCGAGGCATCAAGAAGCGAAACCTTCACAATCGTGGAGAAGGCGACAATTGGACCGCGCTTACCGTTTGCAGGCACTCCAGACATGACCCTGCTCGGCGAAGCCGTTCACGCCATCATTGCCGCAGATCAGCACCAAGATCCGCTGGATCGGCGCTTGGCTCAAGCACAGGCGATCCTCGATCGCTGGGGGGTACATCAGGTTGCCGCAAAGGATGTCGTGGAAGCCAACGAGCGGCTGCTCAGCGAGATCTCGAGGCGTTGGCGTGGTGCTACAATTCACCGCGAAACCCCGATTTCAGCACATATAGGAAACCAGCTGGTCACCGGACGCATCGATCTGCTGGTTGAGCATGACGAGGGCTTTGCCATTATCGACCATAAATCCTTTCCGGGCTCTCCTAACAGCTGGGACGCACGAGCCATTGGACACGGCCCGCAAATCCAACTTTACGCTGACGCGCTAGATAAGGCTCGGCCTGGTGCCACATGCGAACTTTTCATCCATATGCCTATTGTCGGAGGTTTTCTGCAAGTGAGATGCGTGCAGGAAGATGATTGA